The proteins below come from a single Pseudarthrobacter sp. SSS035 genomic window:
- a CDS encoding response regulator transcription factor, which translates to MNNAQGTGMQGTGPIRPATPVRVVIVDDHAIFRSGLKADLSESIQVVGEAATVEQAIAVIAQERPEVVLLDVHLPGGLGGGGREVIAGSAALLATTKFLALSVSDAAEDVVSVIRAGARGYVTKTISGAEITDAVFRVAGGDAVFSPRLAGFVLDAFGTAPADIADDELDRLSARELEVMRLIARGYSYKEVAKELFISIKTVETHVSAVLRKLQLSSRHELTKWAAERRLL; encoded by the coding sequence ATGAACAACGCACAGGGGACCGGCATGCAGGGGACCGGGCCCATCCGCCCCGCAACGCCGGTCAGGGTGGTCATCGTGGACGACCACGCCATCTTCCGCTCGGGACTCAAAGCCGACCTCTCGGAGAGCATCCAGGTAGTGGGGGAAGCGGCAACGGTTGAGCAGGCCATCGCCGTGATCGCGCAGGAGCGTCCGGAAGTGGTGCTCCTGGACGTACACCTGCCGGGTGGCCTGGGCGGCGGCGGCCGGGAAGTCATCGCGGGTTCCGCGGCACTGCTGGCCACCACCAAGTTCCTGGCCCTGAGCGTCTCCGACGCCGCCGAGGACGTGGTGTCAGTCATCCGCGCCGGTGCCCGGGGGTATGTCACCAAAACGATTTCCGGGGCCGAGATCACCGACGCCGTGTTCCGAGTCGCCGGCGGCGACGCTGTGTTCTCGCCCCGGCTCGCGGGCTTCGTGCTGGACGCCTTCGGCACCGCTCCGGCCGATATTGCCGACGACGAGCTGGACAGGCTGTCTGCCCGCGAACTCGAAGTGATGCGGCTGATCGCGCGCGGCTACAGCTACAAGGAGGTGGCCAAGGAGCTGTTCATCAGCATCAAAACCGTGGAAACCCACGTGTCGGCGGTGCTGCGCAAGCTCCAGCTCTCCAGCCGGCACGAGCTGACCAAGTGGGCCGCCGAACGCCGCCTCCTCTAA